One genomic segment of Clostridium estertheticum subsp. estertheticum includes these proteins:
- a CDS encoding helix-turn-helix domain-containing protein: MYKFKFRLNEIRKFKCISQKRLAYLSEISQSHISELERGTQSPTLKTVENLAHALKTHPSDLLEVEDKKH, translated from the coding sequence ATGTATAAATTTAAATTTAGACTAAATGAAATAAGAAAATTTAAATGTATTAGTCAAAAGAGATTAGCATACTTATCAGAAATATCCCAAAGCCATATTAGTGAGTTAGAAAGAGGTACCCAAAGCCCCACATTAAAAACGGTAGAAAATTTAGCTCATGCACTTAAAACACACCCATCCGATTTATTAGAAGTAGAAGACAAAAAGCATTAA
- a CDS encoding alpha-amylase — protein MNKTIMQFFEWNLPSDGGHWNFLKNQSKALSEAGINTLWLPPAYKGAGGSNDTGYAVYDLYDLGEFDQKGSVRTKHGTKDEYIDAIEEAHKNGIEILADIVLNHKGGADGTEWVKVVKVDPEDRNKKISDEYDIKAWTKFTFAGRNNKYSDFKWDWKHFDGVDWDGNKKESAIFQFTGLGKSWDEGVDDENGNYDYLMLTDIDVSSPVVYDELLKWALWYIEIAKIDGLRLDAVKHMDFEFYKRFINDIKNIAKKELFTVGEYWSTELDVLKKYIEDTDHTFNIFDIPLHYKFVKAVNEKENYDLRDLMSNTLISCYPENSVTFVDNHDTQPGQSLESWVDNSFKLQAYTFILTRQEGIPCIFFGDYYGMPTNDIAPLKDQLDKLLKARKEFAYGNQHDYFDDAHIVGWTRESGLAALISNANDGGSKKMFVGEKLSGKVFVDVTGNISGEIEIDADGNGDFTVNENSYSVWCIN, from the coding sequence ATGAATAAAACTATAATGCAATTTTTTGAATGGAATCTACCATCTGATGGAGGACACTGGAATTTTTTAAAGAATCAAAGTAAAGCTTTAAGTGAGGCGGGTATAAATACACTTTGGTTACCACCAGCATATAAAGGTGCAGGTGGTAGTAACGATACTGGTTATGCTGTTTACGACTTATATGATCTTGGTGAATTTGACCAAAAGGGAAGCGTGCGAACTAAACACGGTACAAAAGATGAATATATAGATGCAATAGAAGAGGCTCATAAAAATGGCATTGAAATATTAGCAGATATAGTTCTTAACCATAAGGGTGGAGCAGATGGTACTGAATGGGTAAAAGTAGTTAAAGTTGATCCAGAAGATAGAAACAAGAAGATATCTGATGAATATGACATTAAAGCATGGACTAAATTTACATTCGCTGGAAGGAATAATAAATACTCTGACTTTAAATGGGATTGGAAGCATTTTGATGGGGTAGATTGGGATGGAAATAAGAAAGAAAGTGCTATATTTCAATTTACTGGGCTTGGTAAGAGTTGGGACGAGGGAGTGGATGATGAAAATGGGAACTATGATTATCTTATGCTTACAGATATAGATGTTAGTTCACCTGTAGTTTATGATGAACTTTTAAAATGGGCATTATGGTATATAGAAATTGCGAAAATTGATGGACTTAGATTGGATGCAGTAAAACATATGGATTTTGAATTTTATAAAAGATTTATAAATGATATAAAAAACATTGCAAAAAAAGAACTTTTTACAGTAGGTGAATATTGGAGCACTGAGCTTGATGTTTTAAAAAAATATATTGAAGATACTGACCACACATTTAATATATTTGATATTCCACTTCACTATAAGTTTGTAAAAGCTGTAAATGAAAAGGAAAACTATGATTTAAGAGATTTGATGTCTAATACATTAATAAGTTGCTACCCAGAAAATTCAGTTACTTTTGTAGACAACCATGACACCCAACCTGGACAGTCACTTGAATCTTGGGTAGACAATTCATTTAAGTTGCAGGCTTATACTTTCATTTTAACAAGACAAGAAGGTATCCCTTGTATTTTCTTTGGAGATTATTATGGAATGCCAACTAATGATATAGCACCGCTAAAAGATCAATTAGATAAATTATTAAAAGCCAGGAAAGAGTTTGCTTATGGGAATCAGCATGATTATTTTGATGATGCTCATATTGTGGGTTGGACAAGAGAAAGTGGACTAGCTGCTCTAATTTCTAATGCAAATGATGGTGGTTCTAAGAAGATGTTTGTTGGAGAAAAGCTTTCAGGTAAGGTTTTTGTAGATGTAACTGGTAACATTTCCGGAGAAATTGAAATAGATGCAGATGGTAATGGTGATTTCACTGTTAACGAGAATTCGTACTCAGTATGGTGTATCAACTAA
- a CDS encoding sialate O-acetylesterase has translation MVKSFLMLGQSNMAGRGFIHEVTPIYNERIQMLRNGRWQMMTEPINYDRPVSGISLAGSFADAWCLQNQEDTIGLIPCAEGGSTLDEWAVDKVLFRHAITEAKFAMKSSDLTGILWHQGETDSMNGNYKVYYKKLLLIIEALRKELNAPDIPLIIGGLGDFLGKKGFGKGCIEYNFINQELQKFTVEQDNCYFVTASGLTSNTDGIHIDAISQRKFGMRYFEAFSNKQHVMKPLINENELININNARTHTKAEKIYIKSMDFALGKISYDEFESQYIQINNV, from the coding sequence ATGGTTAAATCGTTTTTAATGTTAGGACAGTCGAATATGGCTGGACGAGGGTTTATTCATGAAGTAACCCCGATTTATAATGAAAGAATACAAATGTTGCGTAATGGTAGATGGCAAATGATGACTGAACCCATCAACTATGACCGCCCTGTTTCAGGAATAAGTCTGGCTGGTTCATTTGCAGATGCATGGTGCCTGCAAAATCAAGAAGATACTATTGGGTTAATTCCTTGTGCTGAAGGTGGAAGCACTCTGGATGAATGGGCTGTAGATAAAGTACTTTTTAGACATGCAATAACTGAAGCTAAATTTGCTATGAAAAGTAGTGACTTAACAGGAATTCTATGGCATCAAGGAGAAACTGATAGTATGAATGGTAACTACAAAGTCTATTACAAAAAATTACTTTTAATTATTGAAGCTCTTAGAAAAGAGTTGAATGCTCCAGATATTCCTCTCATTATTGGTGGTTTAGGAGATTTTTTAGGCAAAAAAGGATTTGGAAAAGGCTGTATTGAATATAACTTTATTAATCAAGAGTTGCAGAAATTTACTGTTGAACAAGATAATTGTTACTTTGTCACAGCATCAGGTTTAACATCTAATACTGATGGTATTCATATTGATGCAATTTCTCAAAGAAAATTTGGGATGCGTTATTTTGAAGCCTTTTCTAATAAACAGCATGTTATGAAGCCATTGATTAATGAAAATGAGTTGATAAATATTAATAATGCTAGAACACATACAAAAGCAGAAAAAATATATATAAAAAGTATGGATTTTGCGTTAGGGAAAATATCGTATGATGAATTTGAATCTCAGTATATACAAATCAACAATGTTTAA
- a CDS encoding GNAT family N-acetyltransferase, whose product MDFIKGKKKDLSGILDIISNCIKYMESQSIYQWNEFYPNSDIIENDIKSEHCYVLKDDGKYIAYVAINEEQSPEYSQINWSTDGIKVLVIHRLSVHPESQGKGIAKKMLKFIEDVAAKNNYSCIRLDAYSGNETALKLYEDFGYKKVGQVYFPWRDIPFYCYEKNINSFCYAIELQKLSL is encoded by the coding sequence ATGGATTTTATTAAGGGGAAGAAAAAAGACCTATCAGGCATTCTTGATATAATTTCTAACTGTATAAAATATATGGAGAGTCAAAGCATATATCAGTGGAATGAATTTTATCCAAATTCGGATATTATTGAAAATGATATTAAGAGTGAGCATTGTTACGTCTTAAAGGATGATGGCAAGTATATAGCATATGTTGCAATAAATGAAGAACAATCTCCAGAATACAGTCAAATAAACTGGTCTACTGATGGAATAAAGGTATTAGTTATTCATAGATTGTCTGTTCATCCGGAATCTCAGGGAAAGGGTATTGCAAAAAAAATGTTAAAGTTTATTGAAGATGTAGCTGCTAAAAATAACTATTCATGTATTAGATTAGATGCTTATAGTGGAAATGAAACAGCACTTAAATTATATGAGGATTTTGGTTATAAAAAAGTGGGTCAGGTATATTTTCCTTGGAGAGACATTCCTTTCTATTGTTATGAGAAAAATATAAACAGTTTTTGTTATGCTATTGAATTACAAAAGTTGTCGCTATAA
- a CDS encoding glucose-1-phosphate adenylyltransferase — protein MLKKEMIAMILAGGQGSRLKQLTKLTAKPAVPFGGKYRIIDFSLSNCSNSDIDTVGVLTQYQPLALNSHIGIGAPWDLDRRNGGVSLLPPYQSEDGGNWYKGTADAIFQNTNYIDSFDPEYVLILSGDHIYKMDYSKMLDYHKEKGADVTISVIEVPHDQCSRFGIMNTSEDDSIYEFEEKPEQPKSNLASMGVYIFSWSALRQLLKEDSQDEISSHDFGKNIITKMLNNEQKLFAYHFKGYWRDVGTIESFWSANMDLLSDDNELNINDDKWRIYTVNPMLPPQYIGPDAIINNAMLNEGCTVLGEVNNCVLFQDVHVGKGSKISNSVILPNTKIGNNVVIDKAIIGSDVVIRRNSYIGNGRDIIVIEKGREIKADLKVVSKL, from the coding sequence ATGTTAAAGAAAGAAATGATAGCTATGATACTGGCAGGGGGTCAAGGATCAAGATTAAAACAATTAACTAAATTGACAGCAAAACCTGCAGTACCTTTTGGAGGGAAGTATAGAATTATAGATTTTTCTTTAAGTAATTGTTCTAATTCTGATATTGACACAGTAGGGGTTCTCACTCAATACCAACCATTGGCACTGAACTCTCATATAGGAATAGGGGCTCCTTGGGATTTAGATAGGAGAAATGGAGGTGTAAGTCTTCTTCCGCCTTATCAAAGTGAAGATGGTGGGAATTGGTATAAGGGAACAGCTGATGCTATATTCCAAAATACAAATTATATTGATAGTTTTGACCCAGAATATGTTCTTATTTTATCAGGAGATCATATTTATAAAATGGACTATTCAAAGATGCTAGATTACCATAAGGAAAAAGGTGCAGATGTTACTATATCGGTAATAGAAGTTCCGCATGATCAATGTAGTAGATTTGGAATAATGAATACTAGTGAAGATGATAGCATTTATGAGTTTGAAGAAAAACCAGAACAACCAAAAAGTAATTTAGCTTCTATGGGGGTTTATATTTTTAGTTGGTCGGCACTTAGACAACTATTAAAAGAGGATAGCCAGGATGAAATATCAAGTCATGACTTTGGAAAAAATATAATAACAAAGATGCTAAACAATGAACAGAAGTTGTTTGCATATCATTTCAAAGGATATTGGAGAGATGTTGGTACTATTGAAAGTTTTTGGTCGGCTAATATGGATTTATTATCTGATGATAATGAACTCAATATAAATGACGATAAATGGAGAATATATACAGTGAATCCAATGCTTCCACCGCAATATATAGGACCTGATGCAATTATAAATAATGCAATGCTTAATGAGGGATGTACAGTACTTGGTGAAGTAAATAATTGTGTTCTTTTTCAAGATGTACATGTTGGAAAAGGATCTAAGATATCTAATTCAGTTATTTTGCCTAATACTAAAATAGGAAATAATGTGGTTATAGATAAAGCGATTATAGGAAGCGATGTTGTTATAAGACGTAACTCATATATTGGCAATGGTCGAGATATTATTGTTATAGAAAAGGGCCGTGAAATTAAAGCGGATTTAAAGGTAGTAAGTAAATTGTAA
- a CDS encoding pectate lyase, whose protein sequence is MKKMRSLSGVFLSLSMVCSLAFYPVSQSFAVTPAPVTVKDFNSLQAAIKSATSGETIQIAANTLDCTSQIVLDKLASGITIQAAAGYTPVLDFTTFKEVSKKLSPKTTGDAYTGFRITGGSYTIKGLIIQKAYDNGMLIKPNYNAKVKPTVANAGKPDNNSIVNCVFRYNGDAGLQISGSESLESAGVSVRPNNTHITGCVSYRNFDILTTGGNADGFAAKLFLGTGTVFSYCVSAENSDDAWDSFAIGSSDVTYQHCVAYHSGDSTVFSGAYDKAHGLPVDTNMTVGTCKGNGNGFKMGSGSSKYGAQTNGVKNLTNCLAVDNMSKGFDENNGTGTINLTNGMGLGNVSGDYVLDLMKAGTFINAQASSSKNLKAPSGGNITIASTANQTAIRSEVNSAMAKMRQELTANKIPTQMNFSFWK, encoded by the coding sequence ATGAAAAAAATGAGATCATTGTCAGGAGTTTTCCTATCACTATCTATGGTGTGTAGCTTAGCATTTTACCCTGTTAGCCAATCATTTGCAGTAACACCAGCTCCTGTTACAGTTAAGGATTTTAATAGTTTACAAGCAGCTATTAAATCAGCAACTAGTGGTGAAACAATACAAATTGCAGCAAATACGCTTGACTGTACAAGTCAGATTGTACTTGATAAATTAGCTTCGGGCATTACTATTCAAGCAGCCGCCGGTTACACTCCAGTGCTTGACTTTACAACTTTCAAAGAAGTATCAAAGAAATTGAGTCCAAAAACAACAGGAGATGCATATACAGGTTTTAGAATCACTGGCGGTAGCTACACAATAAAAGGACTAATAATTCAAAAAGCATATGACAACGGTATGCTCATAAAGCCTAATTATAATGCAAAAGTAAAACCAACTGTAGCAAATGCTGGAAAACCTGACAACAATTCAATTGTTAACTGCGTATTCCGTTACAATGGAGATGCAGGTCTTCAGATTTCAGGTAGTGAATCACTTGAATCAGCAGGAGTTAGTGTACGTCCAAACAACACTCACATAACTGGGTGTGTATCTTACAGAAACTTTGACATACTTACAACTGGCGGAAATGCAGACGGATTTGCAGCAAAACTTTTCCTTGGAACAGGTACTGTATTCTCATACTGTGTATCTGCTGAAAACTCTGATGACGCTTGGGACAGCTTTGCTATAGGTAGCAGTGACGTTACTTATCAACACTGCGTAGCATATCACTCTGGTGATTCTACAGTATTCAGTGGAGCATATGACAAAGCACACGGACTTCCAGTAGACACAAATATGACGGTAGGTACTTGCAAAGGTAACGGTAATGGCTTTAAGATGGGATCAGGTTCATCAAAATATGGTGCACAAACAAACGGTGTTAAAAATCTTACTAACTGTTTAGCAGTAGATAATATGTCAAAGGGTTTTGATGAAAATAATGGTACTGGCACAATAAACCTTACAAATGGTATGGGTTTAGGTAATGTAAGTGGCGACTATGTACTTGACCTTATGAAAGCTGGTACATTCATAAATGCACAGGCATCCTCCTCAAAGAACCTAAAAGCTCCTAGTGGTGGAAATATCACAATTGCAAGCACAGCAAATCAGACAGCTATTAGATCAGAAGTTAATAGTGCTATGGCAAAAATGAGACAAGAACTTACTGCAAACAAAATTCCAACACAAATGAACTTTAGCTTCTGGAAATAG
- a CDS encoding lmo0937 family membrane protein: protein MSFLRWIIGVLIIVWLLGFVLQIGGGLIHIIIVIAVILFVFDFIGVRKL from the coding sequence ATGTCATTTTTACGATGGATTATAGGAGTATTGATAATAGTATGGTTATTGGGATTTGTTCTTCAGATTGGTGGAGGTCTGATACACATAATTATTGTTATAGCTGTTATACTATTTGTTTTTGACTTCATTGGTGTAAGAAAATTATAG
- a CDS encoding PRC-barrel domain-containing protein translates to MLNKVKTLKGYKLQCIDGEIGKVKEFYFDDQNWTIRYLIADTGNWLVGRQVLISPYALDGVNKQDQYIVINLTKNQIENSPSLASDKPISRQYEEEYNTYYEWPVYWGDPNMGVTGGLSPSILCGQNQEKLMEPTQGNKDWDTHLRSTYEVSGYTIQATDGEIGHVEDFIIDHETLEIRYLVIATMNWWPGKKILVSPKWIERISWKESKVFVNLLRETIKLSPEYTEESLITRDYESKLHRHYNQQGYWIDKENFKKHSPL, encoded by the coding sequence ATGTTAAACAAGGTCAAAACACTAAAAGGCTACAAGTTGCAATGTATCGATGGAGAAATAGGTAAGGTCAAAGAATTTTATTTTGATGACCAAAACTGGACAATTCGATATTTGATTGCTGACACAGGAAACTGGTTAGTTGGCAGACAGGTGTTAATATCACCGTATGCGTTGGACGGCGTAAATAAACAAGACCAATATATAGTCATTAATTTGACCAAAAATCAGATTGAAAATAGTCCTTCTTTGGCCAGTGACAAACCCATATCACGACAATATGAAGAAGAGTACAATACATATTATGAATGGCCCGTATATTGGGGTGACCCAAACATGGGGGTAACGGGTGGGCTTTCTCCTTCCATTTTGTGTGGTCAAAATCAAGAAAAATTGATGGAACCAACTCAAGGCAATAAAGATTGGGATACCCATTTACGTAGCACTTATGAGGTAAGTGGCTACACCATTCAAGCTACAGACGGCGAAATTGGACACGTTGAAGATTTTATCATTGATCATGAGACATTGGAAATTCGCTATTTAGTTATTGCTACAATGAACTGGTGGCCGGGGAAAAAGATTCTGGTTTCTCCGAAATGGATAGAGCGTATTAGTTGGAAAGAATCTAAAGTATTTGTCAACCTTCTTCGTGAGACAATCAAGCTGTCACCGGAATATACTGAGGAGTCTCTGATAACACGAGACTATGAAAGCAAACTGCATCGACATTATAATCAACAGGGATACTGGATTGATAAAGAGAATTTCAAGAAACATTCCCCACTTTAA
- a CDS encoding methyl-accepting chemotaxis protein: MSNKISDMEANKKGNDWYYKPIELKKGFWTEPYSDPTTKIYMISYSVPIFSNGIMVGVAGMDIKFDTFKNIVNAQTVYNTGYASLLNSNSDFLVHPTFKPTDNLKTVNKGELKGFASYVDSNKTGVYKTTVGGKSKFIGFSKLVNGDTLLVSVDSKEVLKDINSLTIFILVISLIGLILSIFVALYVSSRISTPIKRLTYLFKTAETGDLTVKSDIKSNDEVGQLSSAFNAMIENTKKLIINAKETSNQALLTSKEVVDMSQTVQNIASQIAFAISELAKGAVEQATLASDGNYKTVSIVDGLDKVVSDIYDVEKLVDTSKICLEIGSKSVMNQQSQMEESKFVKKNVVDAVIDLSNKSKEIEDILQFIASISTQTNLLALNAAIEAARAGEAGKGFSVVADEIRKLAEQTSSSVTKIDGMVKDVQIGVQTAVSEMKKDEAVVKNQDSALLSTIESFKEITKTVEGIATSIKNIVNVSTILNKSVIDTGDSISNIAAISEETAAGTEEIDASNQEQLTIVNNLANEMIKLTECSMLLQKSIKEFIV, from the coding sequence TTGAGTAACAAGATTTCTGATATGGAAGCAAATAAAAAAGGTAATGATTGGTATTATAAGCCAATTGAACTAAAGAAAGGATTTTGGACAGAACCTTATTCCGATCCAACAACAAAAATTTATATGATTTCGTATTCCGTTCCAATATTTTCTAATGGCATCATGGTTGGCGTAGCTGGAATGGATATTAAATTTGACACTTTTAAGAATATCGTTAATGCACAAACGGTGTATAACACAGGGTATGCTTCACTTCTTAATTCTAATTCTGATTTTTTAGTACATCCTACCTTTAAGCCAACAGATAACTTGAAAACTGTTAATAAAGGTGAATTAAAGGGGTTTGCTTCTTATGTAGATAGTAATAAAACCGGCGTTTACAAGACAACGGTTGGAGGTAAGTCTAAATTTATTGGATTTTCTAAATTAGTAAATGGAGATACATTATTAGTGTCTGTAGATTCAAAGGAAGTTTTAAAAGACATAAATAGCTTAACTATTTTTATTTTAGTTATTTCTTTAATAGGATTGATTTTATCAATTTTTGTAGCTTTGTATGTAAGCTCTCGTATTTCTACACCAATAAAAAGGTTAACATATTTGTTTAAGACGGCAGAAACAGGTGATTTAACTGTGAAAAGCGATATTAAATCCAATGATGAAGTTGGACAACTTTCAAGTGCCTTTAATGCTATGATAGAGAATACTAAAAAATTAATTATAAATGCTAAGGAAACCAGTAATCAAGCATTACTAACTTCAAAGGAAGTAGTTGATATGTCCCAGACTGTGCAGAATATAGCAAGTCAAATAGCATTTGCTATTTCTGAACTTGCTAAGGGAGCTGTAGAACAAGCTACCCTGGCATCTGATGGCAACTATAAAACAGTAAGTATTGTTGATGGACTAGATAAAGTTGTTAGTGATATTTATGACGTTGAAAAGTTAGTAGACACATCAAAAATCTGTTTAGAAATTGGTAGCAAATCCGTTATGAATCAACAATCACAGATGGAAGAAAGTAAGTTTGTTAAGAAAAATGTAGTTGATGCAGTTATTGATCTTTCGAACAAATCTAAGGAAATTGAAGATATACTACAGTTTATAGCGTCTATATCAACACAAACAAACTTACTTGCTTTAAATGCAGCAATAGAGGCAGCACGTGCAGGTGAAGCCGGTAAAGGATTCTCAGTAGTAGCCGATGAAATTAGAAAGCTAGCTGAGCAGACTTCAAGTTCTGTAACTAAAATAGATGGTATGGTAAAGGATGTACAAATAGGAGTACAAACTGCCGTATCAGAAATGAAAAAAGATGAGGCAGTTGTTAAAAATCAGGACAGTGCATTATTATCAACAATAGAATCTTTTAAAGAAATTACTAAAACGGTAGAAGGTATAGCAACCAGCATTAAGAATATTGTAAATGTATCTACGATATTAAATAAAAGCGTTATAGATACTGGGGACAGTATAAGTAATATTGCTGCTATCTCCGAAGAAACCGCTGCCGGAACAGAAGAGATAGATGCATCAAATCAAGAACAATTGACAATTGTAAATAATCTAGCTAATGAAATGATAAAATTAACTGAATGTTCTATGTTGCTTCAAAAAAGTATTAAAGAATTTATTGTATAA
- a CDS encoding class I SAM-dependent methyltransferase yields the protein MEQKSMTALISAFSRAYHSLQNTDKVFDDYLAKDILTENEYEQISSNMSKGINFFNPSFDGTQKEALQWVVDNQLSPTPLGRSAFAEKALENAVRSGAKQYVIFAAGYDTFAYRQPDWASTIQIFELDHPATGSDKQKRIQSLLSEKPANLHYVSADFTENNWEINLISCLEFDQSKISFCSLLGISYYLTKKTFAETLNTISCIVPKGSVIIFDYPDEDSYTTKAGESTKKQVALAGGANEKMLASYSYSELKNLLADSNFLIYEHLTPNEITEQYFKKYNKLNPDHPITAFDNVNYCLAVKN from the coding sequence ATGGAGCAAAAAAGCATGACCGCATTGATAAGCGCATTTTCAAGGGCGTATCATTCACTGCAAAATACAGATAAAGTATTTGATGATTATTTGGCAAAAGACATTTTAACTGAGAATGAATACGAACAAATTTCAAGTAATATGTCAAAAGGAATCAATTTTTTCAATCCATCATTTGATGGTACGCAGAAAGAAGCATTACAATGGGTTGTAGATAATCAGTTATCTCCAACGCCACTTGGTAGATCAGCATTTGCGGAAAAAGCACTTGAAAATGCTGTGCGAAGTGGTGCAAAACAATATGTAATTTTCGCTGCCGGTTATGATACATTTGCATATCGTCAGCCTGATTGGGCATCAACCATTCAAATTTTTGAACTTGACCATCCGGCCACTGGTTCTGATAAACAAAAGCGTATTCAATCACTATTATCAGAAAAACCTGCTAATCTGCACTACGTATCAGCTGATTTTACAGAAAACAACTGGGAAATCAATTTAATTTCCTGCCTTGAATTTGATCAAAGTAAAATCAGCTTTTGCAGTTTGCTTGGGATAAGCTACTATTTGACTAAGAAGACTTTTGCTGAAACACTCAACACTATTTCATGCATTGTGCCAAAAGGTAGTGTTATTATTTTTGATTATCCAGATGAGGATTCATATACCACGAAAGCAGGAGAAAGTACGAAAAAACAAGTGGCACTGGCAGGTGGGGCTAATGAGAAAATGCTTGCAAGCTATTCCTATTCAGAGCTTAAAAATTTATTAGCTGATAGTAATTTTTTGATTTATGAGCATTTGACACCAAATGAAATAACAGAGCAGTATTTCAAAAAATATAATAAATTAAATCCAGATCATCCTATAACAGCATTTGATAATGTAAATTATTGTTTGGCAGTGAAAAACTAA
- a CDS encoding PadR family transcriptional regulator, whose translation MIPLLILGLLKQSPGSYGYELLALMEDRHYKYIVNFTKGSFYYNLQQLEEKQYIKRIDQLDNTRETHNYIITELGDKEFEKLMYKYGSKTDYINLSFYAAMLFANEYNSKELTKLIEIQIEQTKKKIFLLEQSLELYENIPTYFKKMLENSLSHHLVNVQWFEGLLEDIRNKSKQNAKH comes from the coding sequence TTGATACCATTATTAATTTTAGGTTTATTAAAACAAAGCCCAGGTTCCTACGGATACGAATTATTAGCCTTAATGGAAGATCGACACTATAAATATATAGTGAATTTCACTAAAGGGTCATTCTATTATAATCTTCAACAATTAGAAGAAAAACAATATATTAAAAGAATTGACCAATTAGACAATACTAGAGAGACGCATAATTATATTATCACTGAACTAGGGGATAAAGAATTTGAAAAATTGATGTATAAGTATGGCTCTAAGACAGATTATATAAACTTATCTTTTTATGCAGCAATGCTATTTGCTAATGAATATAATAGCAAGGAGTTAACAAAACTAATAGAAATACAAATAGAACAAACTAAAAAGAAAATTTTTTTATTAGAACAATCTCTTGAACTTTACGAAAATATACCTACTTATTTTAAAAAAATGTTGGAAAATTCACTTTCTCATCATTTAGTAAATGTTCAATGGTTTGAAGGACTGTTAGAAGATATAAGAAATAAAAGCAAACAAAATGCTAAACATTAA